ACAAGGACACCCTGCTGATGGATCCCGGGTACGCGGCGGCCGCGATCGGCCGGAGGACGCGCGCGATCGTGCCGGTGCACCTGTACGGGCGGCTGGCGCCGGTCGCCGAACTGCTCGACCTCGGCCCCACGGTGGTCGAGGACGCGGCCCAGTCCCAGGGCGCGGTACGCGACGGTCGCCGGACGGCCGGCACGCTCGCGGCCACCAGCTTCTACCCGGGCAAGAACCTCGGCGCCTACGGTGACGCCGGTGCCGTGGTGACCGACTCCGCCGACCTCGCCCGCGCCGTGCGACTGCTCGCCGACCACGGCAGCGAACGCAAGTACGTGCACGAGACGCTCGGGTTCAACTCCCGGATGGACACCCTGCAGGCCGTGGTGCTGCGGGCCAAGCTGCGCCGGCTGGAACGCTGGAACCGGCTGCGTGCGGAGGCCGCGGCGCGCTACGGCGAGCTGCTGGCCGGGCTGCCGGGACTGGTGCTCCCGGAGGCGGGTGCCGACGGCGAGCACGTCTGGCACCTGTACGTCGTACGGGTGCCCGACCGGGAAAGCGTCACCGCGGTGCTCGGCGAGCTGGACGTGGCGTACGGCATCCACTATCCGGTCCCGGTCCACCTGACCCCGGCGTTCCGGTCGCTCGGCTACGGGGCAGGCGACTTCCCCGTCACCGAGGAGGCAGCCGGGCAGATCCTGTCGTTGCCGATGTTCCCGCAGATCACCGTGTCCCAACAGGAACAGGTTGCTCAGGCCGTCCGCAAGGCGCTGGGCTGAGCCCCGCGATGAGACGCCTGCGCGTTCGGGCCGCGACCGTGGTGACCCTCGCCGCGGTCGCGGCCCTGGCCGGATGCACCGCCGACGCGGCCGAGCGTCCCCGCGTACGGCTGCCCGCCTCTCCCCCCGCGCACTCCACACCTCCGGTGGCGACACCTCCGGTGGCGCGGCCGGGTGTGAATCCCTGGCCTACAAGGGCGGAGGTCGGCGTACCCAAGGGCACCCGGCTGACCCCGACCGGTCCGTTGCGGATCACCCGGGACAACACCGTCGTCGACGGGCACCTGGTCCGGCAGGAGATCAGCGTCGAGGCCGACAACGTCACCGTCCGCCGCACCCGGCTCATCGGGGCCGGCGAGTGGGGAATCATCCAGCGTGAAGGCTTCTCCGGCCTGCGGGTCGAACGCAGCGAAGTGCGCGGCGACGGCCGGCACAAGATGCAGGTCGCGATCCTCAACTACGGTGGCGCGCTGACCGTCCGCGACAGCTACCTGCACACCACCACCGACGGCATCGACACCCCGCACGGCCTGATCGACCACAACATCATCAGCGGGCTGAAGTACTTCCCCGGCGACCACAACGACGGCATAGCCTCACCGAGCGGGCCGGCGAGCGGGAGGTCGCTGGTGATCCGGCGCAACGTCATCGCCAACCCGCTCGGCCAGACCTCCGCGGTCGCGTTGTTCCAGGACTTCGGCCGGCAGTACCACGTGACGGTGGAGCGCAACCTGCTCGCCGGTGGCGGCTACTCGGTGTACGGCGGTGCCGGGAGGTACGGCCGGCCGACCGACATCCGGATCGTCGGCAACGTGTTCAGCCGCACGATCTTTCCCAAGGGCGGCTACTGGGGCCCGGTCACCGCGTACGACCCCCGCGGCCAGGGCAACGTGTGGCAGAACAACACCTGGCCCGACGGGAGGCCGGTCCAGCCCTGAGAGGTCAGGCCCTGCGATGCCGACCGGGTGGCAGTGTCACCCGCGGCTCGGTTGCCGGCTCGGCCCACGGCTCGGCCGGCGAAGCGGAGCTGTCCGGGCTGTCCGGGCTGTCCGGCACCAACCCGCCCGCGGGATCCTCACGGGCCAGCCGCCACATCGCCGCGCAGCAGCCGACCACCAGGAACGTCAGGTTGGTCACCATCGGGAAGCCCAGCGCGTCGAACGTCCCGAAGGAGAACGCCGCCACCGCCACGCTCGCGGCGAAACACTGCGCGAGGTGGCGGACCTCGGGGTTGGTGCTGGCCCGGCGCGCGCCCCGGGCGAGCAGCCAGCCGGCCGCGAGCAACGCCAGCAGTGCCACCAGGCCGACCAGCCCGGTCTCGACCACGGAGCCGAGGTACTGGTTGTCGAGGATGCGGTAGGTCCCGGGCAGGTAGGTGCCGAGGCCCTGGCCGAACCACGGCCGGTGGGCGAACGCGGTCAGCACGGCACTGTAGTCGTCGGTGCGGGCGTTCGTACTCGAGTCGTTCCCGATCGAGGTGACCAGGTTGCGGATCGTGCCCATCAGGCCGGGAACGACCGCCTGCATGGCGATGGTCCCGCAGCCCAGCACCATCAGCGAGACCACCCGGACCTTGCCCGACCACACCGGCACCATCACCACGGCGGCCACCGCCATCCCGAGGATCGCCGAACGGGAGACCGTCATCGGGATCGTCGCCAGCAGCAGGAACACCTGGATCCGGTGCCGCCACACCGTGCCCGGCCTGGCGTGCAGCAGTCCGTGCACCGCCAGCGGCAGCACCATCGTGAGCACCACGCCGAGCTCGATCGGGTGGGTCGCGGTCGCCATCGGCCGGTTGAACTCGTCCCGCCGAAGCACGGTGGAGAAGTCGGAGTTCGCCGTCAGCCCGGGCACCGCGAGGTAACCCGCGATGTCGATCCCGCTGAAGAACTGCACGAGTCCCAGGGCGGCCACGATCGACCCGCCCGTCACCAGCCGCCGGCGCAGCACCTCCAGGCGTTCCAGCCCGGAGATGCCGTCGGCGGCCAGCAACGCGACTCCGGCCCAGCCGGCGACGAGGATCAGCCCGCGGTCGGCGCCGTTGATCTCCAGTGCCGGCCTGGGTTCGGCCTGCATGACCGCGTAGCTGGCGAGCGCCGACACCACGAAGAACACCACGACGGCACGCAGCGGCTGACGTCCGCGTACCGGCGTCGTGTCCGGGGTGATCAGCGCGCTGAGGTACCACAGGGTGCAGGCGACCGCCATCAGACCGGCCGGGGTGCCGGCCGCACCGAGTGGGCCGAGGACGTACCGGCTGGGCAGCAGCATGAGGATCGCGACGAAGACGCTCAGCACCGTGGTCGGATCGATCCGGCTGGCGACGGCGCGGCCGACCTGACCGGCCCGCCCGGCGCGGTCGGCGCTCCCCCCGCCGGCGCCCGGCCGGTGACCGGCCAGTGGAGCGAACAGCAGGCTGGTCACCACCCGGCTCAAAGGTCCTGCTCCGGGGACGCGCTTCGGGGAGTGACGACCGGCGCGCGGCCGGACCGTACGAGATGGTCGGCACGGGTCGGCCGGGTGGCCCGCGGCGGGGCGCTCCACCCGTTGGCCGGGTGCGCGGTCTCCACGGGCGGCCGCACCGGAGACCGGCCGTTCACCTGTCGCGTTCCGGTCGAGGTCCGGGGCGTACGCCGCCGCCTGGCCGCCATCGCCTCCGCGGACAGGGGCACCACGATCGTGGTGACCAGCCCCGCGAACAACGCCATCGCGAGCGTACGAAGCTTGCCTTTGGCCTGTCGGGTGGGCGGCGTGGTGGACACGTCGGTGATCCGGATCCGGGCCTGGCTGTCCACCCCGGCCTCGGACTGGATCCCGGCCAGCCGCTGGGTCACCAGCTCGGTGACGGCGGACTGGGTGGCGCGGACGTTCTCGCGGTCGGATCCGGTCACCTCGACCGACAGCACCGGTCCGGCGGTGTCGGGCGGCACCTTCACCTCGTACTCCGAGGTGAGCTTGCGCGCCTTCAGCTGCTCGGCGATGTCGTTGCCCATCACCTCACGCCCCACGACCTCGGCGGTGACCGTCAGCGAGCCGTCGAACAGCAGGTACGGGTTTCCGCCCGCCTGCTTGGACTGGTAGGGAGAGGCCAGCAGCACCACCGTGGACTGGGCCTGGTAGCTCCACGGGAGCACGAAGTATCCGGCCACGACCCCGGCGATCGTCAGCACCAGAAGCGGGACGGTCAGCATCCATCGCCGTAGCAGGATGTTCACCGAGTCGAGCAGGTCCACCAGGCCCCCCTAGCTTGGACCCGTCTTGTCGATCCACCGACAAGATCGCGGGCCATCACCGATGATACGAAGAGCGCGGTTCGCAACCGGGTGAAAAGCCAATAAAGGTTGCGGATCGCGTACGTGCGAACGGCAGGTACGGGCGCGGCAACGGCCTTGGGGGGACCATGACCTTGCGGGACATCTGGACGGCCGCGTTGCGCCGGCCCTGGCTGGCACTTGCCGTGGCGGCGTTGTGCGGACTGTGGAGCTTCCACCAGGTCGCGGCGCCGACCGTCTACGAGACGCGGGCGGTGGTCACGATGCTCAGCCCGAAGACGAAGTTCCCGCGCAACGCCTACGCCAGCTTCTCGCAGGGACTCGTGATGCTCGCGGAGGCTTCGGCGCAGTCGGCTGCCAACCCGGCGACCCGTGAGCTCATCCGCCGGGCGGGTGGCACCGGCGAGTACGCCGTGGTGCTGGACAACCGGGGCAGCGAGGAGCTTCCGATCCACGACCAGCCGTACCTCTGGGTGTCCGCCAGGTCCACCGACGCCGGCGAGGCCCAGCGCACCCTGGCCGCCACGATGGGGGTGCTGCGTACGCAGCTTCGGCAACGCCAGGAAGCGGCCGGGGCCTCCACCGCCTCCCTGGTCACCTGGCGGGTGACCGGTGGCAGCGGAGGCCCGGTGGCGTTGCACGGCAGCCGGATCCGGCAGCTGGCCGGGCTGGGCCTGATCAGCGTCCTGGTCACCGCCTACGCCGTGGTGCTGGCCGACCGGAGGAGCCGATGGCTCCCCCGGTCGTTCCGGCTCTCCCCCTCGTCCCGGCTCCCGAAGCGGCAGGCCGGGTAGCGTCACAGGTACTCGACCAGCGGACCGGCCATCCGGTGCCGGCAGTCGATGACCAGTGACGCGTGCCGGGCGATCAGGTCGTAGTCGAACCCGTCGTGGTCGGTCAGCAGCACCACCGCGGTGGCGGCCGCCACCTCCTCGGCGGTCGCCTCCACCCGCTCCACCAGATCGTCCACCGGCGTGGGCTCGAGCACGAACGGGTCGGCGCCGCGCACCTCGGCACCCAGGCTGGACAGCAGGGTGACCACCCGGACGGCGGGAGACTCCCGGGCGTCGCCGGTGTTCTTCTTGTACGACAGGCCGAGCAACAGGATCCGCGACCCGTTGATCGAACGCCGCCTGCGGTTGAGCGCCTGACCCACCCGCCGTACGACGTAGTCCGGCATGTGCTCGTTGATGTCGTTGGCGAGCTCGACGAACCGGAAGCTCTGGCCCAGTTTGCGTTCGACGTGCCAGGACAGGTACGACGGGTCGATCGGCAGGCAGTGCCCTCCCACGCCCGGCCCCGGCGTGAACCGCATGAAGCCGTACGGCTTGGTCGAGGCTGCCTCGATCGCCTCCCACACGTCGATGCCCAGCCCGTCGGCGAACATCGCGATCTCGTTCACCAGCGCGATGTTGACGTGCCGGAAGGTGTTCTCCAGCAGCTTGGCCAGCTCGGCCGACTGCGTGCTGGAGACCGGGATCGTGGTCTCCACCACGGTGTCGTAGAACGCCTGGACCGCCTTCTGGGACTGCTCGTTCACCCCGGCGACGATCTTCGGGGTGTTCAGCAGCGTCCAGGTCGGGTTGCCCGGGTCGATGCGTTCGGGACTGTAGCCGAGGAAGAAGTCCTCCCCCGGCACCAGGCCGGATCCCTCCTCCAGCAGCGGCGCCACCAGGTCGGCGGTGGTGCCGGGATACGTCGTCGACTCCACCACGACGGTGGCGCCCGGGCGCAGGTAGCGCGCCAGGGTACGGGCCGCGGACTCGACGTAGCCGAGGTCGGGAAGCCCTTCCTGCAAAGGGGTCGGCACCGCGATCAGCGCCACGTCGAAGCCGGCGAGGTCGCGCGGATGCACGGTGGGCATCAGCTCCCCCGAGTCGACCAGGCGTTCCACCAGATCGGTCGGGACGTCCTCGATGTAGGAACGCCCCGCGCACAACGACTTGACGCGGTTCTCGTCCAGGTCGAACCCGATCACCCGGTGCCCCACCTGTGCCGCGCGGACGGCCAGCGGCAGCCCGACGTAGCCGAGCCCGACCACGACGACCCTGGCGCCGGCCACCGGCCCCTCGTACTCATGTGTCTCGTTCTCGTTGGTGCTCATGGCCCGCGCTCCTCAGGTCGCTTCGTGGGCGGAGGTGATGTCGGCACCGAGCGGCGCCGAGGGTGGGCGGTGCCGAAGCTCGCTCGTCACCATGCGGAGAAACGCGGTGTTCGTCGCGAGGTAACGCGGGCCGAGGCGGCGGGGTTCCTGCAGCGCTCGGAAGAGCCACTCCATGCCGTTGCGCTGCCACCACTGCGGTGCGCGCTGGATGTGCCCGGCGAGTACGTCGAACGACCCGCCGACACCGTGCACCACCGACGCGCCGGTCGCGGCGCCCCACTTCTCGACGAAGTACTCCTTCTTCGGTGAGGACACCCCGACCAGCAGGAGGTCCGCGCCGGACTCGCGGATCCCGGCCACCACGTCCGCCTCGTCGCCCGCGTCGAAGTAGCCGTTGCGACAGCCCGCGATCGCAAGGTCCGGGTGCCGGCGCCGCACCTCCGCCATCATCCGTGCGAGGACCTCCTCGGTGGCGCCGAGGAAGTACACCCGGTGCCCGCGCCGCTCGGCCTCGGGCAGCAGCCGCATCATCAGGTCGATGCCGGCGACGCGTTCCTGGACGGGCTCGCGCAGCAACCGCGCCGCCCACACCACCGCCTGGCCGTCGGCCAGCACGAGCTCGCAGCTCATCACCGCGCGCCGCAGCCGGACGTCCTCGCGCATCCGGACGATCTTCGCCGCGTTCAGCATGCCGATCCGCACGGTGCGGTGTTCCTCGACGGCCTTGACGCACTCGGCCACCGACTCGTCCATCGTCAACGGGTCGAGACCGACCCCGAGCAGCCACCGGCGGCCGGTGTCCCCTCTGCCCGTCGTTCGCCCGGCCACCTCTGTTCCCCCGGTCATCGCGTTCCCCCCTGCGACGCGTTCAGCCAGGTGAACAGCAGCCAGCCGAACTCGTACGGCCTGCATTCGGTGTCGACGGCGTTCGGCGGTACGACGCGGTCCAGCGCGTCGACCCGCCAGCCGGGGCGTACCCGGGTGGTCATCGCCCGGGTGCCCCGGACCGCCTTGCGCGGATCGCGTCTGGCCACCTTGCGCCAGGTGACGCCGAGGTCGTCCAGGATCAGCGGACGGTCGGTCTCCGGCGCGTCGGCCATCCAGCGCAGGCCCCGCCGGATCGCCTCGGCGTGGTCGGTCCCGCCCGCCTCGGCGAGGTCGAGCAGTGCCATCGGCGCCATCGCGTGCTGGTGGACGCTGTAGACCGGGTATCCCTCGACGACTCCCCCGGTGCGCGCGTCGTAGTGCCACCACCACTGGCCCGCGTCGCCCTGCGCGGTACAGATTCTTTCTGCCGCACGGTCCGCGACGCGTACGGCCTCCTCGTCGCCGGCCCGGGCCAGCGCCTGGATCGGGTACACCTGGTCGGCGAAGCAGCCGACGTGCGCGCGGTAGGACGGCACCAGGCCGCGGCCGTTCACCTCGTGGGCGAACAGCCCGCCCTCGCGGACACCGAGCAGCAACCGGCGGCGGGCCCACTCGTAGTGCGACCGCAGGTCCGGTACGCCGACGACCTCCCGGGCGGCCGCCAGCGCCGACAGCACCCAGGCCGCGTCCACGGTGAACACCGCACCTCCGGCGTCCATGGCGGCCAGCCGGGCGAGCACCCTGGGCAGGTCCTCGTGCTCACAGGCGGCCGCCGCCCAGCACACCAACGCCACGTCGCCGAGGGAGGTCACCGCACCGGTTCCGGTGTCGAGTACGCGGGAGACCAGGCCGGCCACCAGATCGTCGACGCTGACCCCGCCGAGCACCGCGCGCTGGCGGTCCTCGGGGAGGAGGCGAGCGCCCAGCGCGGTGATCGCCGTGTAGCGCAGGCTGCTGCCCTCCGGCAGCACCCGCGGCCGACCGGCGGCGTCGTACACACCACGCATGGTGAAGACGAACCCGTCCCCGACCCGCATCGCGGGCAGGCCGCGAAGTGCGACACCGATCAGGCGGTCGACCAGGGCCGCCACGTCGTCGGGCGTGCTCGCCGGGCCGGTGAGCACGTCCACCCGCGAAACCGCTGCCTTCATGACTGCCTCACCGCCACCAGGGACTTCGCGAGGCCGGCGACCTTCTCGCTGCGCAGCTCCGCGTCGGGGAAATAGGTACGCATCTCGGTGCGACTGAGCAACTCGACGCCGAGTACTGCGCCCAGCGCCTGCTCGTCGCTGTCCAGCGGGGTATGCACGAGTGGCCAGTGCCGCACCAGGCGGGCCCGCGCGGCGACGGGCAGGAACTGCACGCCGGGGCAGAGCCAGTGCGGCTCGACCGGAAAGTATCGGTAGGGCGTCTGCACCCAGTAGCGGTCGGCGAGACCGCTCACCGTCTCCGCGAACCGCCGGCGGCGGTGATGTCCTCCGACGTGCTCGATCACCGAGTTCGACACGACGAGGTCGTACTGTGTGGCGGCGATTCTCCCGGGCAGGTCACAGGCGTCGGCCAGGTCCGCGCGCAGCCAGGGCGGCAGGTCCGCCGGCGGTTCCTCCAGGTTGACGACGTGAACGGCGGCCGGTCGTACCGGTGCACGGAGCCAGGAGTCCGCCGTTCCCCCCAAGTCGACGACGGACATCTCCGGCAACTGTGGGAACGTTTCCAGCAGCCACTGCCAGCGGCGTGCGCGGAAACGCTGACCCATGGAGTCGGGGGCGTCCACGAACCGTCTGCGAAGCGCGTGCAGGTGGTCGGGTCGGTGTGTCCAGGTCTTCGGTGAGGAAGCAGCGCCGCTGGACTCTCCGCGGCTGGTCAGGACCGTGTCGTGGGTCATGGGTTGGTTACTCCTGCTCTGCTCTGTCTGCTTCGAAGAGACCGGCCGGCCAAGGACGCGGGATACCGCAGGGAGTGGTCAGGTCGGCGGGTTCG
This Actinopolymorpha cephalotaxi DNA region includes the following protein-coding sequences:
- a CDS encoding right-handed parallel beta-helix repeat-containing protein yields the protein MRRLRVRAATVVTLAAVAALAGCTADAAERPRVRLPASPPAHSTPPVATPPVARPGVNPWPTRAEVGVPKGTRLTPTGPLRITRDNTVVDGHLVRQEISVEADNVTVRRTRLIGAGEWGIIQREGFSGLRVERSEVRGDGRHKMQVAILNYGGALTVRDSYLHTTTDGIDTPHGLIDHNIISGLKYFPGDHNDGIASPSGPASGRSLVIRRNVIANPLGQTSAVALFQDFGRQYHVTVERNLLAGGGYSVYGGAGRYGRPTDIRIVGNVFSRTIFPKGGYWGPVTAYDPRGQGNVWQNNTWPDGRPVQP
- a CDS encoding YveK family protein, whose product is MDLLDSVNILLRRWMLTVPLLVLTIAGVVAGYFVLPWSYQAQSTVVLLASPYQSKQAGGNPYLLFDGSLTVTAEVVGREVMGNDIAEQLKARKLTSEYEVKVPPDTAGPVLSVEVTGSDRENVRATQSAVTELVTQRLAGIQSEAGVDSQARIRITDVSTTPPTRQAKGKLRTLAMALFAGLVTTIVVPLSAEAMAARRRRTPRTSTGTRQVNGRSPVRPPVETAHPANGWSAPPRATRPTRADHLVRSGRAPVVTPRSASPEQDL
- a CDS encoding nucleotide sugar dehydrogenase, giving the protein MSTNENETHEYEGPVAGARVVVVGLGYVGLPLAVRAAQVGHRVIGFDLDENRVKSLCAGRSYIEDVPTDLVERLVDSGELMPTVHPRDLAGFDVALIAVPTPLQEGLPDLGYVESAARTLARYLRPGATVVVESTTYPGTTADLVAPLLEEGSGLVPGEDFFLGYSPERIDPGNPTWTLLNTPKIVAGVNEQSQKAVQAFYDTVVETTIPVSSTQSAELAKLLENTFRHVNIALVNEIAMFADGLGIDVWEAIEAASTKPYGFMRFTPGPGVGGHCLPIDPSYLSWHVERKLGQSFRFVELANDINEHMPDYVVRRVGQALNRRRRSINGSRILLLGLSYKKNTGDARESPAVRVVTLLSSLGAEVRGADPFVLEPTPVDDLVERVEATAEEVAAATAVVLLTDHDGFDYDLIARHASLVIDCRHRMAGPLVEYL
- a CDS encoding DegT/DnrJ/EryC1/StrS family aminotransferase, with protein sequence MTTVPFVDLRAAHTEIDTEVRAGFDRVLAATAFVKGPDVAAFEEEYAAFSGVAHCVGLGNGTDAIELALRAAGVGPGTEVVVPANTFVATVEAVVRAGARPVLVDVDKDTLLMDPGYAAAAIGRRTRAIVPVHLYGRLAPVAELLDLGPTVVEDAAQSQGAVRDGRRTAGTLAATSFYPGKNLGAYGDAGAVVTDSADLARAVRLLADHGSERKYVHETLGFNSRMDTLQAVVLRAKLRRLERWNRLRAEAAARYGELLAGLPGLVLPEAGADGEHVWHLYVVRVPDRESVTAVLGELDVAYGIHYPVPVHLTPAFRSLGYGAGDFPVTEEAAGQILSLPMFPQITVSQQEQVAQAVRKALG
- a CDS encoding O-antigen ligase family protein translates to MVTSLLFAPLAGHRPGAGGGSADRAGRAGQVGRAVASRIDPTTVLSVFVAILMLLPSRYVLGPLGAAGTPAGLMAVACTLWYLSALITPDTTPVRGRQPLRAVVVFFVVSALASYAVMQAEPRPALEINGADRGLILVAGWAGVALLAADGISGLERLEVLRRRLVTGGSIVAALGLVQFFSGIDIAGYLAVPGLTANSDFSTVLRRDEFNRPMATATHPIELGVVLTMVLPLAVHGLLHARPGTVWRHRIQVFLLLATIPMTVSRSAILGMAVAAVVMVPVWSGKVRVVSLMVLGCGTIAMQAVVPGLMGTIRNLVTSIGNDSSTNARTDDYSAVLTAFAHRPWFGQGLGTYLPGTYRILDNQYLGSVVETGLVGLVALLALLAAGWLLARGARRASTNPEVRHLAQCFAASVAVAAFSFGTFDALGFPMVTNLTFLVVGCCAAMWRLAREDPAGGLVPDSPDSPDSSASPAEPWAEPATEPRVTLPPGRHRRA
- a CDS encoding WecB/TagA/CpsF family glycosyltransferase; amino-acid sequence: MTGGTEVAGRTTGRGDTGRRWLLGVGLDPLTMDESVAECVKAVEEHRTVRIGMLNAAKIVRMREDVRLRRAVMSCELVLADGQAVVWAARLLREPVQERVAGIDLMMRLLPEAERRGHRVYFLGATEEVLARMMAEVRRRHPDLAIAGCRNGYFDAGDEADVVAGIRESGADLLLVGVSSPKKEYFVEKWGAATGASVVHGVGGSFDVLAGHIQRAPQWWQRNGMEWLFRALQEPRRLGPRYLATNTAFLRMVTSELRHRPPSAPLGADITSAHEAT